In the Pan paniscus chromosome 8, NHGRI_mPanPan1-v2.0_pri, whole genome shotgun sequence genome, one interval contains:
- the SLC35G1 gene encoding solute carrier family 35 member G1 isoform X1 yields the protein MRPQDSTGVAELQEPGLPLTDDAPPGATEEPAAAEAAGAPDRGRCWLCLSSPCCSRTEPEAKKKAPCPGLGLFYTLLSAFLFSVGSLFVKKVQDVHAVEISAFRCVFQMLVVIPCLIYRKTGFIGPKGQRIFLILRGVLGSTAMMLIYYAYQTMSLADATVITFSSPVFTSIFAWICLKEKYSPWDALFTVFTITGVILIVRPPFLFGSDTSGMEESYSGHLKGTFAAIGSAVFAASTLVILRKMGKSVDYFLSIWYYVVLGLVESVIILSVLGEWSLPYCGLDRLFLIFIGLFGLGGQIFITKALQIEKAGPVAIMKTMDVVFAFIFQIIFFNNVPTWWTVGGALCVVASNVGAAIRKWYQSSK from the exons ATGCGGCCTCAGGACAGCACCGGGGTCGCGGAGCTCCAGGAGCCCGGGCTGCCGCTAACGGACGATGCACCCCCGGGCGCCACTGAGGAGCCGGCGGCCGCCGAGGCAGCTGGGGCGCCAGACCGCGGTAGGTGCTGGCTCTGCCTTTCCTCGCCGTGTTGCTCCCGCACCGAGCCGG aagccaagaagaaagCACCCTGTCCTGGACTTGGCTTGTTTTACACATTATTGTCTGCCTTCCTTTTCTCAGTGGGCtctttatttgttaaaaaagTGCAAGACGTCCATGCTGTAGAGATTAGTGCGTTTCGATGTGTGTTCCAAATGCTAGTTGTTATCCCTTGCTTAATATACAGAAA AACTGGGTTTATAGGCCCAAAAGGTCAACGAATTTTCCTCATTCTCAGAGGAGTCCTTGGTTCTACCGCCATGATGCTTATATACTATGCTTACCAGACAATGTCCCTCGCTGATGCCACAGTTATCACGTTTAGCAGTCCAGTGTTTACGTCCATATTTGCTTGGATATGTCTCAAGGAAAAATATAGCCCTTGGGATGCTCTTTTCACCGTGTTCACAATCACTGGAGTGATCCTTATCGTGAGACCACCATTTTTGTTTGGTTCCGACACTTCGGGGATGGAAGAAAGCTATTCAGGCCACCTTAAGGGAACATTCGCAGCAATTGGAAGTGCCGTATTTGCTGCATCGACTCTAGTTATCctaagaaaaatgggaaaatctGTGGACTACTTTCTGAGCATTTGGTATTATGTAGTGCTTGGCCTCGTTGAAAGTGTCATCATCCTCTCTGTATTAGGAGAGTGGAGTCTGCCTTACTGTGGGTTGGACAGGCTATTTCTCATATTCATTGGGCTCTTTGGTTTGGGGGGTCAGATATTTATCACAAAAGCACTTCAAATAGAAAAAGCAGGGCCAGTAGCAATAATGAAGACAATGGATGTGGTCTTTGCTTTTATCtttcagattattttctttaataatgtgcCAACATGGTGGACAGTGGGTGGTGCTCTCTGCGTAGTAGCCAGTAATGTTGGAGCGGCCATTCGTAAATGGTACCAAAGTTCCAAATGA
- the SLC35G1 gene encoding solute carrier family 35 member G1 isoform X3, with translation MRPQDSTGVAELQEPGLPLTDDAPPGATEEPAAAEAAGAPDREAKKKAPCPGLGLFYTLLSAFLFSVGSLFVKKVQDVHAVEISAFRCVFQMLVVIPCLIYRKTGFIGPKGQRIFLILRGVLGSTAMMLIYYAYQTMSLADATVITFSSPVFTSIFAWICLKEKYSPWDALFTVFTITGVILIVRPPFLFGSDTSGMEESYSGHLKGTFAAIGSAVFAASTLVILRKMGKSVDYFLSIWYYVVLGLVESVIILSVLGEWSLPYCGLDRLFLIFIGLFGLGGQIFITKALQIEKAGPVAIMKTMDVVFAFIFQIIFFNNVPTWWTVGGALCVVASNVGAAIRKWYQSSK, from the exons ATGCGGCCTCAGGACAGCACCGGGGTCGCGGAGCTCCAGGAGCCCGGGCTGCCGCTAACGGACGATGCACCCCCGGGCGCCACTGAGGAGCCGGCGGCCGCCGAGGCAGCTGGGGCGCCAGACCGCG aagccaagaagaaagCACCCTGTCCTGGACTTGGCTTGTTTTACACATTATTGTCTGCCTTCCTTTTCTCAGTGGGCtctttatttgttaaaaaagTGCAAGACGTCCATGCTGTAGAGATTAGTGCGTTTCGATGTGTGTTCCAAATGCTAGTTGTTATCCCTTGCTTAATATACAGAAA AACTGGGTTTATAGGCCCAAAAGGTCAACGAATTTTCCTCATTCTCAGAGGAGTCCTTGGTTCTACCGCCATGATGCTTATATACTATGCTTACCAGACAATGTCCCTCGCTGATGCCACAGTTATCACGTTTAGCAGTCCAGTGTTTACGTCCATATTTGCTTGGATATGTCTCAAGGAAAAATATAGCCCTTGGGATGCTCTTTTCACCGTGTTCACAATCACTGGAGTGATCCTTATCGTGAGACCACCATTTTTGTTTGGTTCCGACACTTCGGGGATGGAAGAAAGCTATTCAGGCCACCTTAAGGGAACATTCGCAGCAATTGGAAGTGCCGTATTTGCTGCATCGACTCTAGTTATCctaagaaaaatgggaaaatctGTGGACTACTTTCTGAGCATTTGGTATTATGTAGTGCTTGGCCTCGTTGAAAGTGTCATCATCCTCTCTGTATTAGGAGAGTGGAGTCTGCCTTACTGTGGGTTGGACAGGCTATTTCTCATATTCATTGGGCTCTTTGGTTTGGGGGGTCAGATATTTATCACAAAAGCACTTCAAATAGAAAAAGCAGGGCCAGTAGCAATAATGAAGACAATGGATGTGGTCTTTGCTTTTATCtttcagattattttctttaataatgtgcCAACATGGTGGACAGTGGGTGGTGCTCTCTGCGTAGTAGCCAGTAATGTTGGAGCGGCCATTCGTAAATGGTACCAAAGTTCCAAATGA
- the SLC35G1 gene encoding solute carrier family 35 member G1 isoform X2, which translates to MRPQDSTGVAELQEPGLPLTDDAPPGATEEPAAAEAAGAPDRGRCWLCLSSPCCSRTEPAKKKAPCPGLGLFYTLLSAFLFSVGSLFVKKVQDVHAVEISAFRCVFQMLVVIPCLIYRKTGFIGPKGQRIFLILRGVLGSTAMMLIYYAYQTMSLADATVITFSSPVFTSIFAWICLKEKYSPWDALFTVFTITGVILIVRPPFLFGSDTSGMEESYSGHLKGTFAAIGSAVFAASTLVILRKMGKSVDYFLSIWYYVVLGLVESVIILSVLGEWSLPYCGLDRLFLIFIGLFGLGGQIFITKALQIEKAGPVAIMKTMDVVFAFIFQIIFFNNVPTWWTVGGALCVVASNVGAAIRKWYQSSK; encoded by the exons ATGCGGCCTCAGGACAGCACCGGGGTCGCGGAGCTCCAGGAGCCCGGGCTGCCGCTAACGGACGATGCACCCCCGGGCGCCACTGAGGAGCCGGCGGCCGCCGAGGCAGCTGGGGCGCCAGACCGCGGTAGGTGCTGGCTCTGCCTTTCCTCGCCGTGTTGCTCCCGCACCGAGCCGG ccaagaagaaagCACCCTGTCCTGGACTTGGCTTGTTTTACACATTATTGTCTGCCTTCCTTTTCTCAGTGGGCtctttatttgttaaaaaagTGCAAGACGTCCATGCTGTAGAGATTAGTGCGTTTCGATGTGTGTTCCAAATGCTAGTTGTTATCCCTTGCTTAATATACAGAAA AACTGGGTTTATAGGCCCAAAAGGTCAACGAATTTTCCTCATTCTCAGAGGAGTCCTTGGTTCTACCGCCATGATGCTTATATACTATGCTTACCAGACAATGTCCCTCGCTGATGCCACAGTTATCACGTTTAGCAGTCCAGTGTTTACGTCCATATTTGCTTGGATATGTCTCAAGGAAAAATATAGCCCTTGGGATGCTCTTTTCACCGTGTTCACAATCACTGGAGTGATCCTTATCGTGAGACCACCATTTTTGTTTGGTTCCGACACTTCGGGGATGGAAGAAAGCTATTCAGGCCACCTTAAGGGAACATTCGCAGCAATTGGAAGTGCCGTATTTGCTGCATCGACTCTAGTTATCctaagaaaaatgggaaaatctGTGGACTACTTTCTGAGCATTTGGTATTATGTAGTGCTTGGCCTCGTTGAAAGTGTCATCATCCTCTCTGTATTAGGAGAGTGGAGTCTGCCTTACTGTGGGTTGGACAGGCTATTTCTCATATTCATTGGGCTCTTTGGTTTGGGGGGTCAGATATTTATCACAAAAGCACTTCAAATAGAAAAAGCAGGGCCAGTAGCAATAATGAAGACAATGGATGTGGTCTTTGCTTTTATCtttcagattattttctttaataatgtgcCAACATGGTGGACAGTGGGTGGTGCTCTCTGCGTAGTAGCCAGTAATGTTGGAGCGGCCATTCGTAAATGGTACCAAAGTTCCAAATGA